One genomic window of Pseudomonas chlororaphis subsp. piscium includes the following:
- a CDS encoding RNA polymerase sigma factor, with protein MSQSRFNHVFLTQRVSLLRTLERMVNNHSTAEDLLQETYLRVTRALSERAIDHLEPFVFQTARNLALDHLRARRIQARTLLEDVPVDVVESVAAPLSSAEDAAHAEQLLERLNMSLAQLSPRQQQIFILSRLHGHSYLEIAEKLEVSQSTVQKELKLIMAICIGVAERLNGH; from the coding sequence GTGAGCCAATCTCGCTTCAATCACGTCTTTCTCACCCAGCGCGTTTCGCTGCTGCGCACGCTGGAGCGGATGGTCAACAACCACAGCACCGCCGAGGACCTGCTGCAGGAAACCTACCTGCGCGTGACCCGGGCCCTGAGCGAACGGGCCATCGACCACCTCGAACCCTTCGTCTTCCAGACCGCCCGCAACCTGGCGCTCGACCACCTGCGCGCGCGACGCATCCAGGCCCGCACCCTGCTCGAAGACGTGCCGGTGGACGTGGTCGAAAGCGTGGCCGCGCCCCTGAGCAGCGCCGAGGATGCCGCCCATGCCGAACAGTTGCTGGAACGCCTGAACATGAGCCTTGCCCAACTCAGCCCGCGCCAACAGCAGATCTTTATCCTCAGCCGCCTGCACGGCCACAGCTACCTGGAGATCGCCGAGAAGCTCGAGGTCTCCCAGAGCACCGTACAAAAGGAACTGAAGCTGATCATGGCCATCTGCATCGGCGTCGCCGAGCGCTTGAACGGTCATTGA
- a CDS encoding methyl-accepting chemotaxis protein — MFDSLSIRLKIVLLSGLCLLGVVGLIVGMNIYQTNQNDQLVSSSSSRMLTDSVQNLLQARAAEQAVRVQKTFGESLLVITALADQINDLRTMAGKRSLDAATLREELNHSLKTAFERNTKVLGIWLAYEPNALDGKDSEFANDAGHASNEAGRFASYWSRAGGTGLNTVMVEEDMNKTTLSVSGIPYNSWYTCPRDSKRTCLLDPYADTVGGKLMLMTTISLPLIVDGKVIGVVGVDIALDALQAAAAESQRGLFDGAGHMLIVAGSGILAAYSNDAAKVGKGIADTLGAEGKDVLQLLVGNTPKILKQGDLIRAVYPVSPIADARPWGVVIDLPEQVLLADTVKLQSVLDDAQTQGTLVSLLVAAIAGLVGLLLIWLTASGVTRPINSVAQMLKEIASGDGDLTQRLKYSKQDELGELVGWFNRFLDKLQPTIAQIKQSITDARGTADQSSEIARQTSEGMQVQFREIDQVATASNEMSATAHDVANSASNAANAARGADQSAKDGMTIIERSTRDISTLAEEVSKAVVEVEALAVNSEQIGSVLEVIRSIAEQTNLLALNAAIEAARAGESGRGFAVVADEVRNLAKRTQDSVEEIRLVIERIQSGTRGVVATMHSSQAQAQSNAGQIQQAVQALGKISDAVTVISDMNLQIASAAEQQSAVAEEVNRNVSAIRSVTESLTEQATESAQVSSQLNALTTQQMKLMDQFRV, encoded by the coding sequence ATGTTCGACTCTCTGTCCATTCGCCTGAAAATCGTGCTGTTGTCCGGACTCTGCCTGCTCGGCGTGGTGGGCCTGATCGTCGGGATGAACATCTACCAGACCAACCAGAACGATCAGCTGGTCAGCAGCTCCAGTTCGCGAATGCTCACCGACAGCGTGCAGAACCTGCTGCAGGCCCGGGCCGCCGAGCAGGCGGTGCGGGTGCAGAAAACCTTTGGCGAAAGCCTGCTGGTGATCACCGCCCTGGCCGACCAGATCAACGACCTGCGGACCATGGCCGGCAAGCGTTCGCTGGACGCCGCGACGCTGCGTGAAGAGCTCAACCACAGCCTGAAAACCGCCTTCGAACGCAACACCAAGGTGCTGGGCATCTGGCTCGCCTATGAGCCCAACGCCCTCGACGGCAAGGACAGCGAGTTCGCCAACGACGCCGGCCATGCCTCCAACGAAGCCGGGCGCTTCGCCAGTTACTGGAGCCGTGCCGGCGGCACCGGGCTGAACACGGTGATGGTCGAAGAGGACATGAACAAGACCACCCTGAGCGTCAGCGGCATCCCCTACAACAGCTGGTACACCTGCCCGCGCGACAGCAAGCGCACCTGCCTGCTGGACCCCTACGCCGACACCGTAGGCGGCAAGCTGATGCTGATGACCACCATTTCCCTGCCGCTGATCGTCGATGGCAAAGTCATAGGCGTGGTCGGCGTGGACATCGCCCTGGATGCCCTGCAGGCCGCGGCCGCCGAGTCCCAGCGCGGGCTGTTCGACGGTGCAGGGCACATGCTGATCGTCGCTGGCAGCGGCATCCTCGCCGCCTACAGCAACGACGCGGCCAAGGTCGGCAAAGGCATCGCCGACACCCTGGGCGCCGAAGGCAAGGATGTCCTGCAACTGCTGGTCGGCAATACCCCGAAAATCCTCAAGCAGGGCGACCTGATCCGCGCCGTGTATCCGGTCAGCCCGATCGCCGACGCCCGCCCCTGGGGCGTGGTGATCGACCTGCCGGAGCAGGTGCTGCTGGCCGACACCGTGAAACTCCAGAGCGTGCTCGACGACGCCCAGACCCAGGGCACCCTGGTGTCCCTGCTGGTGGCGGCGATCGCTGGCCTGGTCGGCCTGCTGCTGATCTGGCTGACCGCCTCCGGCGTGACCCGGCCGATCAATAGCGTCGCGCAGATGCTCAAGGAAATCGCCAGCGGCGACGGCGACCTGACCCAGCGCCTGAAGTACAGCAAACAAGACGAACTGGGCGAGCTGGTGGGCTGGTTCAACCGCTTCCTCGACAAGCTGCAACCGACCATTGCGCAGATCAAGCAGAGCATCACCGACGCCCGCGGCACCGCCGACCAGTCCTCGGAAATCGCCCGCCAGACCAGCGAAGGCATGCAGGTGCAGTTCCGTGAAATCGACCAGGTGGCCACCGCCTCCAACGAAATGAGCGCCACCGCCCACGACGTCGCCAACAGTGCCTCGAACGCCGCCAACGCCGCCCGTGGCGCCGACCAGTCGGCCAAGGACGGCATGACCATCATCGAGCGCAGTACCCGCGACATCAGCACCCTGGCCGAGGAAGTCAGCAAGGCGGTGGTCGAGGTCGAGGCCCTGGCGGTCAACAGCGAACAGATCGGCTCGGTGCTGGAAGTGATCCGCAGCATTGCCGAACAGACCAACCTGCTGGCCCTCAACGCCGCCATCGAAGCGGCGCGCGCCGGGGAAAGCGGCCGCGGCTTCGCGGTGGTCGCCGACGAGGTGCGCAACCTGGCCAAGCGCACCCAGGATTCGGTGGAAGAGATTCGCCTGGTGATCGAGCGCATCCAGAGCGGCACCCGGGGCGTGGTGGCGACCATGCATTCGAGCCAGGCCCAGGCCCAGAGCAACGCCGGGCAGATCCAGCAAGCGGTGCAGGCCCTGGGCAAGATCAGCGACGCGGTCACGGTGATCAGCGACATGAACCTGCAGATCGCCAGCGCCGCCGAACAGCAGAGCGCGGTGGCCGAAGAGGTCAACCGCAACGTCTCGGCGATCCGCAGCGTGACCGAATCCCTCACCGAACAGGCCACCGAATCGGCTCAGGTCAGCAGCCAGCTCAATGCCCTGACCACCCAGCAGATGAAGCTGATGGATCAGTTCCGCGTTTGA
- a CDS encoding TonB-dependent receptor, with translation MSSRLNSRSSSPSRQARLQHCTLSLLTAAILLAGAQAAPVMAATAATQPARNMGDYSFAIDQQPLVSALNAFTAVTGWQVGLPAELGEGIASPGVRGSLPPEKALDRLLMGTNLSYRKLGANNIVLEKRANGSALTLQQVTISATRQEQDVDSVPSTVTVHDRQDLDRNNVNTIKQLVRYEPGVSVGGAGQRGGISGYNIRGIDGDRILTQVDGVEIPNGFFNGPYAKTQRNYVDPEIVKRVEILRGPASVLYGSNAIGGAVSYFTLDPDDIIKPGKDVGARLKTGYSSADDSWLKSATVAGRSGQFDGLLHFSQRDGHETDSYGSNNGTGLARTAANPEDVRTTNVLAKAGWNYADDARLGLTYEKYKDDRDTNQKSAVGGPFNAGQPLGMYRSRTGNDTITRERFGLDNRFALDSLLADHVKWSLNYQIAKTDQSTLENYFPFTRNVMRSRETLYQEKQWVFDAQADKAFAIGETEHLLTYGTTIKQEKVTGSRSGSGTCLAVGRGCTAVGAISPSDVLKKSSDFPDPTINTYSLFAQDQISWNKWTFLPGLRYDYTQLKPHITQEFLNTVAADGQGEVSDENKTWHRVSPKFGLTYALTDQYTWYGQYAEGFRTPTAKALYGRFENTTTGYRVAPNSNLKPEKSQSYETGLRGKFESGNFDVAVFYNKYRDFINEDAVTPGYDELTFQSNNIKHATIKGVEVKGRLNLDALGAPQGLYTQGSVAYAYGRNNDTGEPLNAVNPLTGVFGLGYDQDNYGALLSWTLVKKKDRVDSSSFKTPDGTSSQFKTPGYGVLDLTGFYKVSDDVTLSAGVYNLADKKYWLWDDVRGYDSVGEAAVLSPANLDRLTQPGRNFAVNLIWDI, from the coding sequence ATGTCCTCTCGCCTCAACAGCCGGTCCTCTTCACCCTCCCGCCAGGCCCGCCTGCAGCACTGCACGCTGTCCCTGCTGACCGCCGCCATCCTGCTGGCCGGGGCCCAGGCCGCGCCGGTCATGGCCGCCACCGCAGCCACCCAACCGGCGCGCAACATGGGCGACTACAGCTTCGCCATCGACCAGCAACCGCTGGTGTCGGCACTGAACGCCTTCACCGCCGTCACCGGCTGGCAGGTCGGCCTGCCGGCGGAACTGGGCGAAGGCATCGCTTCTCCGGGCGTGCGCGGTTCGCTGCCACCGGAAAAAGCCTTGGACCGCCTGCTGATGGGCACCAACCTGAGCTACCGCAAACTGGGCGCCAACAACATCGTCCTGGAAAAGCGCGCCAACGGCAGCGCCCTGACCCTGCAACAAGTGACCATCAGCGCCACGCGCCAGGAGCAGGACGTCGACAGCGTGCCCAGCACCGTCACCGTGCATGACCGCCAGGACCTGGACCGCAACAACGTCAACACCATCAAGCAACTGGTGCGCTACGAGCCGGGCGTTTCGGTCGGCGGCGCCGGCCAGCGTGGCGGCATCAGCGGCTACAACATCCGTGGCATCGACGGCGACCGCATCCTGACCCAGGTCGACGGCGTGGAGATTCCCAACGGTTTCTTCAACGGCCCCTATGCCAAGACCCAGCGCAACTACGTCGACCCGGAAATCGTCAAGCGCGTGGAGATCCTGCGTGGTCCGGCGTCGGTGCTGTACGGCAGCAACGCCATCGGCGGCGCGGTCAGTTACTTCACCCTCGACCCGGACGACATCATCAAGCCCGGTAAAGACGTCGGCGCCCGCCTGAAGACCGGCTACAGCTCGGCCGACGACAGCTGGCTGAAATCCGCCACTGTGGCTGGACGCAGTGGTCAGTTCGATGGCTTGCTGCACTTCAGCCAGCGCGACGGCCACGAAACCGATTCCTACGGCAGCAACAACGGCACCGGCCTGGCGCGCACCGCCGCCAACCCGGAAGACGTGCGCACCACCAACGTGCTGGCCAAGGCCGGCTGGAACTACGCCGACGACGCACGCCTGGGCCTGACCTACGAGAAGTACAAGGACGACCGCGACACCAACCAGAAGAGCGCCGTGGGCGGCCCGTTCAACGCCGGCCAGCCGCTGGGCATGTACCGCTCGCGCACCGGTAACGACACCATCACCCGTGAACGCTTCGGCCTGGACAACCGCTTCGCCCTCGACAGCCTGCTGGCCGACCACGTCAAGTGGAGCCTGAACTACCAGATCGCCAAGACCGACCAGAGCACCCTGGAAAACTACTTCCCGTTCACCCGCAACGTCATGCGCAGCCGCGAAACCCTCTACCAGGAGAAGCAATGGGTCTTCGACGCCCAGGCGGACAAGGCCTTCGCCATCGGTGAAACCGAGCACCTGCTGACCTACGGCACCACTATCAAGCAGGAAAAGGTCACCGGCTCGCGCAGCGGCAGCGGCACCTGCCTGGCGGTCGGCCGCGGTTGCACGGCGGTCGGCGCCATCAGCCCGTCCGACGTGCTGAAGAAGTCCAGCGACTTCCCGGACCCGACCATCAACACCTACAGCCTGTTCGCCCAGGACCAGATCAGCTGGAACAAGTGGACCTTCCTGCCGGGCCTGCGCTACGACTACACCCAGCTCAAGCCGCACATCACCCAGGAGTTCCTCAACACCGTGGCCGCCGATGGCCAGGGTGAGGTGAGCGACGAGAACAAGACCTGGCACCGGGTCTCGCCCAAGTTCGGCCTGACCTACGCCCTGACCGACCAGTACACCTGGTACGGCCAGTACGCCGAGGGTTTCCGCACCCCGACCGCCAAGGCGCTGTACGGCCGCTTCGAGAACACCACCACCGGTTACCGCGTGGCGCCGAACTCGAACCTCAAGCCGGAGAAAAGCCAGAGCTATGAAACCGGCCTGCGCGGCAAATTCGAGTCCGGCAACTTCGACGTGGCGGTGTTCTATAACAAGTACCGCGACTTCATCAACGAAGACGCGGTGACCCCGGGCTACGACGAGCTGACGTTCCAGAGCAACAACATCAAGCACGCCACCATCAAGGGCGTGGAAGTCAAAGGCCGGCTCAACCTCGACGCCCTGGGCGCGCCGCAGGGCCTGTACACCCAGGGCTCGGTGGCCTATGCCTACGGCCGCAACAATGACACCGGCGAACCCCTGAACGCGGTCAACCCGCTGACCGGCGTGTTCGGCCTGGGCTACGACCAGGATAACTACGGCGCCCTGCTCAGCTGGACCCTGGTCAAGAAAAAGGACCGCGTCGACAGCAGCAGCTTCAAGACCCCGGATGGCACCAGCAGCCAGTTCAAGACCCCGGGCTACGGCGTGCTCGACCTGACTGGTTTCTACAAGGTCAGCGACGACGTCACCCTCAGCGCCGGCGTCTACAACCTGGCCGACAAGAAGTACTGGCTGTGGGATGACGTGCGCGGCTACGACAGCGTCGGCGAAGCCGCCGTGCTCAGCCCGGCCAACCTCGACCGCCTGACCCAGCCGGGTCGCAACTTCGCGGTCAACCTGATCTGGGACATCTGA
- a CDS encoding methylglyoxal synthase, whose protein sequence is MIGISFTQASMAARKRIALVAHDHCKSFLLDWAERQKDRLAEHDLLATGTTGQLLHKRLGLPMESMISGPLGGDQQLGARIAEQRVDMLVFFWDPFEPQPHDPDIKALLRVAAVWNIPVACNECSADYLLSSPLMEQAHSYRIPDYPAYLSGRR, encoded by the coding sequence ATGATCGGTATCAGTTTCACCCAGGCCAGCATGGCGGCGCGCAAGCGTATCGCCCTGGTGGCCCACGACCACTGCAAGAGCTTCCTCCTGGACTGGGCCGAGCGGCAGAAAGACAGGCTCGCCGAGCACGATCTGCTGGCCACCGGCACCACCGGCCAGCTGCTGCACAAACGCCTCGGCCTGCCGATGGAAAGCATGATCAGCGGCCCCCTGGGCGGCGACCAGCAACTCGGCGCACGGATCGCCGAGCAGCGGGTGGACATGCTGGTGTTCTTCTGGGATCCCTTCGAACCCCAGCCCCACGACCCGGACATCAAGGCCCTGCTACGGGTCGCGGCGGTCTGGAACATTCCCGTGGCCTGCAACGAATGCAGCGCCGACTACCTGCTCAGCAGCCCGCTGATGGAGCAAGCGCACAGCTACCGGATTCCGGACTACCCGGCCTACCTCTCAGGGCGTCGATGA
- a CDS encoding FecR family protein — protein sequence MTDIHRTQPTAQDGETSTTCTAGQAMDQALDWLILLENPSPEQTRQFHDWLNASPLHSAAFDKAQAIWNGPQIVRCAQSLDRQKPKVRVLSRLRPHWRPLAVAAALILGLFSFSNLPLRLQADHLTVVGERQRLQLEDGSKVLLNTNSAFSSTIDERQRVARLYQGEAFFEIPASRGQPLELDAGPVRASVRDTAFAVRYLDGVAQVRVQRGDVDLRATHDDARVRLSAGESIRIGPKGFDRPAKLDLDKDLAWVQGRLVFENCPLNQVLAELRRYYPGWIVNNNERLADVAVTGNYRLDQPLDVVRSLAHITSARLQEFPALVILN from the coding sequence GTGACGGACATCCACCGCACCCAGCCGACCGCCCAGGACGGGGAAACATCCACCACCTGCACCGCAGGTCAGGCCATGGACCAGGCCCTGGACTGGCTGATCCTGCTGGAGAACCCGAGCCCCGAGCAGACCCGGCAATTCCACGACTGGCTGAATGCCTCGCCCCTGCACAGCGCAGCCTTCGACAAGGCCCAGGCGATCTGGAACGGTCCGCAAATAGTCCGCTGCGCGCAAAGCCTGGACAGGCAAAAGCCCAAGGTCAGGGTGCTGTCGCGCCTGCGTCCGCACTGGCGGCCCCTGGCGGTCGCGGCGGCGCTGATCCTCGGCCTGTTCAGCTTCAGCAACCTGCCACTGCGCCTGCAGGCCGATCACCTGACGGTGGTCGGCGAGCGCCAGCGCCTGCAGTTGGAGGACGGCTCGAAAGTCCTGCTCAACACCAATTCGGCCTTCTCCAGCACCATCGACGAGCGCCAGCGCGTGGCCCGCCTGTACCAGGGCGAAGCCTTCTTCGAGATCCCCGCCAGCCGCGGCCAGCCGCTGGAACTCGACGCCGGCCCGGTACGCGCCAGCGTGCGCGACACCGCCTTCGCCGTGCGTTACCTGGACGGCGTGGCCCAGGTGCGGGTGCAGCGTGGCGATGTCGACCTGCGCGCCACCCACGACGATGCCCGGGTGCGCCTGTCGGCCGGCGAAAGCATCCGCATCGGCCCCAAGGGTTTCGACCGCCCGGCCAAGCTCGACCTCGACAAGGACCTGGCCTGGGTCCAGGGCCGGTTGGTGTTCGAGAACTGTCCGCTGAACCAGGTGTTGGCCGAGTTGCGTCGCTATTACCCGGGCTGGATCGTCAACAACAACGAGCGCCTGGCCGATGTCGCGGTCACCGGTAACTACCGCCTCGACCAGCCGCTGGACGTGGTGCGCTCCCTGGCTCACATCACCTCGGCGCGCCTTCAAGAATTCCCCGCCCTGGTGATTCTCAACTAG
- a CDS encoding biliverdin-producing heme oxygenase gives MTTQDSPQRPSLRSQRLNQITHEPHAKLDALVKAHAPFESASSFARFVVAQYLFQSELVALYNDPALIAIVPDLAERCRAEAAKADLADLETEVPAPVAGAVQNPSKAEALGWLFVSEGSKLGAAFLIKRAVGLGLSETFGARHLGEPAGGRAEGWKSFTRTLDGLEFSAEEEAAAEKGALDAFNRFTVLLEKAYDTAPELA, from the coding sequence ATGACCACCCAGGATTCCCCACAGCGCCCGAGCCTGCGCTCCCAGCGCCTGAACCAGATCACCCACGAACCCCATGCCAAGCTCGACGCCCTGGTCAAGGCCCACGCGCCGTTTGAAAGCGCCAGCAGCTTTGCCCGTTTTGTCGTCGCCCAGTACCTGTTCCAGTCCGAACTGGTCGCCCTCTACAACGACCCGGCGCTGATCGCCATCGTCCCGGACCTGGCAGAACGTTGCCGCGCCGAAGCGGCCAAGGCCGACCTGGCGGACCTGGAAACCGAAGTCCCGGCCCCGGTGGCAGGCGCGGTGCAGAACCCGAGCAAGGCCGAAGCCCTGGGCTGGCTGTTCGTCTCCGAAGGCTCCAAGCTGGGCGCGGCGTTCCTGATCAAGCGCGCGGTGGGCCTGGGCCTAAGCGAAACCTTCGGTGCCCGGCACCTGGGCGAACCCGCAGGCGGTCGCGCCGAAGGCTGGAAATCCTTCACCCGCACCCTCGACGGCCTGGAGTTCAGCGCCGAAGAAGAAGCCGCGGCGGAAAAAGGCGCGCTGGATGCCTTCAACCGCTTTACTGTGCTGCTGGAAAAGGCCTACGACACGGCGCCTGAACTGGCCTGA
- the gap gene encoding type I glyceraldehyde-3-phosphate dehydrogenase, whose amino-acid sequence MTLRIAINGFGRIGRNVLRALYTQGYRQDLQIVAINDLGDSSINAHLLKYDTVHGTFDADVQHDQESLTVNGDRISVSAIRNPAELPWAAEKIDVVFECTGLFTDRTKAAAHLSAGARKVIISAPAKGADATVVYGVNHDILRQSHQIISNASCTTNCLAPVAQVLNRELGIESGLMTTIHAYTNDQNLTDVYHSDPYRARSATQNMIPSKTGAAEAVGLVLPELAGKLTGMAVRVPVINVSLVDLTVQLKRNTTAEEVNALLKSASQHSKILGYNSLPLVSSDFNHNPLSSIFDANHTKVSGGKLLKVLAWYDNEWGFSNRMLDNCLALCSAE is encoded by the coding sequence ATGACTCTACGAATCGCAATCAATGGTTTTGGCCGTATCGGCCGCAACGTCCTGCGCGCACTTTATACCCAAGGCTATCGTCAGGATCTGCAGATCGTCGCCATCAACGATCTGGGTGATAGCTCGATCAATGCCCACCTGCTCAAATACGACACCGTCCACGGCACCTTCGATGCCGATGTGCAGCACGATCAGGAAAGCCTGACCGTCAACGGTGACCGGATCTCGGTCAGCGCCATCCGCAATCCGGCCGAACTGCCCTGGGCCGCCGAGAAGATAGACGTCGTATTCGAATGCACCGGTCTGTTCACCGACCGTACCAAGGCCGCCGCCCATCTCAGCGCCGGCGCCCGCAAAGTGATTATTTCCGCCCCGGCCAAAGGCGCCGACGCCACCGTGGTGTATGGCGTGAACCACGACATTCTGCGCCAGTCGCACCAGATCATTTCCAACGCTTCGTGCACCACCAACTGCCTGGCGCCGGTGGCCCAGGTGCTGAACCGCGAGCTGGGCATCGAAAGCGGGCTGATGACCACCATCCACGCCTACACCAACGACCAGAACCTGACCGACGTTTACCACAGCGATCCGTACCGCGCCCGTTCGGCCACCCAGAACATGATCCCGAGCAAGACCGGCGCGGCCGAAGCCGTGGGCCTGGTGCTGCCGGAACTGGCGGGCAAGCTGACCGGCATGGCAGTGCGGGTTCCAGTGATCAACGTATCGCTGGTGGATCTGACCGTGCAGCTCAAGCGCAACACCACCGCCGAGGAGGTCAACGCCCTGCTCAAGAGCGCCAGCCAGCACTCGAAGATCCTGGGCTACAACAGCCTCCCGCTGGTCTCCAGCGACTTCAACCACAACCCGCTGTCGTCGATCTTCGACGCCAATCACACCAAGGTCAGCGGCGGCAAGCTGCTCAAGGTACTGGCCTGGTACGACAACGAATGGGGCTTCTCCAACCGCATGCTGGATAACTGCCTGGCCCTGTGCAGCGCCGAGTAA
- the edd gene encoding phosphogluconate dehydratase has translation MHPRVLEVTERLVARSRATREAYLALIRGAASDGPQRGKLQCANFAHGVAGCGSEDKHSLRMMNAANVAIVSSYNDMLSAHQPYEHFPEQIKKALREMGSVGQFAGGTPAMCDGVTQGEAGMELSLPSREVIALSTAVALSHNMFDAALMLGICDKIVPGLMMGALRFGHLPTIFVPGGPMPSGISNKEKADVRQRYAEGKATREELLESEMKSYHSPGTCTFYGTANTNQLLMEVMGLHLPGASFVNPYTPLRDALTHEAAQQVTRLTKQSGNFTPIGEIVDERSLVNSIVALHATGGSTNHTLHMPAIAQAAGIQLTWQDMADLSEVVPTLSHVYPNGKADINHFQAAGGMAFLIRELLEAGLLHEDVNTVAGRGLSRYTQEPFLDNGKLVWRDGPIESLDENILRPVARAFSPEGGLRVMEGNLGRGVMKVSAVALQHQIVEAPAVVFQDQQDLADAFKAGELEKDFVAVMRFQGPRSNGMPELHKMTPFLGVLQDRGFKVALVTDGRMSGASGKIPAAIHVSPEAQVGGALARVRDGDIIRVDGVKGTLELKVDADEFAAREPAKGLLGNNVGSGRELFGFMRMAFSSAEQGASAFTSALENLK, from the coding sequence ATGCATCCCCGCGTTCTTGAGGTCACCGAACGGCTTGTCGCCCGCAGTCGCGCCACTCGCGAGGCTTACCTCGCCCTGATCCGCGGCGCCGCCAGCGATGGCCCGCAACGGGGCAAGCTGCAGTGTGCGAACTTCGCCCACGGCGTTGCCGGCTGCGGTTCCGAAGACAAACACAGCCTGCGCATGATGAATGCCGCCAACGTGGCAATTGTTTCGTCATATAACGACATGCTCTCGGCGCATCAGCCGTACGAGCACTTTCCCGAACAGATCAAGAAGGCCCTGCGCGAGATGGGGTCGGTCGGCCAGTTCGCCGGCGGCACCCCCGCCATGTGCGATGGCGTGACCCAGGGCGAGGCCGGCATGGAGCTGAGCCTGCCGAGCCGCGAGGTAATCGCGCTGTCCACCGCAGTGGCCTTGTCCCACAACATGTTCGACGCCGCGCTGATGCTCGGCATCTGCGACAAGATCGTCCCGGGCCTGATGATGGGCGCGTTGCGCTTCGGTCACCTGCCGACCATCTTCGTTCCGGGCGGGCCGATGCCGTCGGGCATTTCCAACAAGGAAAAGGCCGACGTGCGCCAGCGTTACGCCGAAGGCAAGGCGACCCGCGAAGAGCTGCTGGAATCGGAGATGAAGTCCTACCACAGCCCGGGTACCTGCACCTTCTACGGCACCGCCAACACCAACCAGCTGCTGATGGAAGTCATGGGCCTGCACTTGCCGGGCGCGTCCTTCGTCAACCCTTACACACCACTGCGCGACGCCCTGACCCATGAAGCGGCGCAGCAGGTCACCCGCCTGACCAAGCAGAGCGGCAACTTCACACCGATCGGCGAGATCGTCGACGAGCGTTCGCTGGTCAACTCCATCGTCGCCCTGCACGCCACCGGCGGTTCGACCAACCACACCCTGCACATGCCGGCGATTGCCCAGGCCGCGGGCATCCAGCTGACCTGGCAGGACATGGCCGACCTGTCCGAGGTGGTGCCGACCCTGTCCCACGTCTATCCGAACGGCAAGGCTGACATCAACCACTTCCAGGCGGCAGGCGGCATGGCGTTCCTGATCCGCGAACTGCTGGAAGCCGGCCTGCTCCACGAAGACGTCAACACCGTGGCTGGCCGTGGCCTGAGCCGCTACACCCAGGAACCCTTCCTGGACAACGGCAAGCTGGTGTGGCGTGACGGCCCGATCGAAAGCCTCGACGAAAACATCCTGCGTCCGGTGGCCCGCGCGTTCTCGCCGGAAGGCGGCCTGCGGGTGATGGAAGGCAACCTCGGTCGCGGGGTGATGAAAGTCTCCGCCGTGGCGCTGCAGCACCAGATCGTCGAAGCACCGGCGGTGGTGTTCCAGGACCAGCAGGACCTGGCCGATGCGTTCAAGGCCGGCGAGCTGGAAAAGGACTTCGTGGCGGTGATGCGCTTCCAGGGCCCGCGCTCCAACGGCATGCCGGAACTGCACAAGATGACGCCGTTCCTCGGTGTGCTGCAGGACCGTGGCTTCAAGGTCGCGCTGGTCACTGACGGGCGCATGTCCGGGGCCTCGGGCAAGATCCCGGCGGCGATCCACGTCAGCCCGGAAGCCCAGGTCGGCGGAGCGCTGGCGCGGGTACGCGATGGCGACATCATTCGCGTGGATGGCGTAAAGGGCACGCTGGAGCTTAAGGTAGACGCCGATGAATTCGCTGCCCGCGAACCGGCCAAGGGCCTGTTGGGTAACAACGTTGGCAGCGGTCGCGAATTGTTCGGTTTCATGCGCATGGCCTTCAGCTCGGCGGAGCAGGGCGCCAGCGCCTTTACCTCTGCCCTGGAGAACCTTAAGTGA
- a CDS encoding YbaN family protein, giving the protein MTGTTRSPSKASRLFFGCLAYVSLAIGLIAIVIPGLPTTEFVLLAAWAATKSSPRLSAWMENHRLFGPILSNWRNGRIVSRRAKISATLSMLLCAGLMLSLLTHHWTLYLALAGMGLGNLWIWSRPEALAQAS; this is encoded by the coding sequence ATGACCGGCACAACCCGATCCCCGTCCAAAGCCTCCCGCCTGTTCTTCGGTTGCCTGGCTTACGTCAGCCTGGCCATCGGCCTGATCGCCATCGTCATACCCGGCCTGCCGACCACCGAATTCGTGCTCCTCGCCGCCTGGGCCGCGACCAAAAGCTCGCCACGCCTGAGCGCCTGGATGGAAAACCACCGCCTGTTCGGCCCCATCCTGAGCAACTGGCGCAACGGCCGGATCGTCAGTCGCCGGGCCAAGATCAGCGCCACCCTCAGCATGCTGCTGTGCGCCGGCCTGATGCTGAGCCTGCTCACTCATCACTGGACCTTGTACCTGGCGCTGGCCGGCATGGGCCTGGGCAACCTGTGGATCTGGTCGCGCCCTGAGGCTCTGGCCCAGGCCTCCTGA